Proteins found in one uncultured Desulfuromonas sp. genomic segment:
- a CDS encoding regulatory protein RecX codes for MTAPNAYALCLRWLTRRARCETDLRRRLQQRGCADDDIEQALQRCRELGYINDPRFAVERATQLMRQGRAVGPRLLMELKKEGLPETLAAEAVQHCHEHYDQLELLTDLVERRYAKLDFTALEDRDKRRIINYLQRRGFPLAMILDHLKEKERQID; via the coding sequence GTGACCGCGCCCAACGCCTATGCCTTGTGTCTGCGCTGGTTAACCCGCCGTGCCCGCTGTGAAACAGACCTGCGCCGCCGCCTGCAGCAACGCGGCTGTGCGGATGACGATATCGAACAGGCATTGCAACGCTGCCGCGAACTCGGCTATATTAACGATCCCCGATTTGCCGTGGAACGCGCCACACAACTGATGCGTCAGGGGCGCGCTGTCGGCCCACGGCTACTGATGGAGCTGAAAAAAGAGGGGTTGCCGGAAACACTGGCGGCAGAAGCCGTCCAACATTGCCATGAGCACTACGACCAATTGGAACTGCTGACGGATCTGGTGGAACGGCGCTACGCCAAGCTCGACTTCACGGCGCTGGAAGACCGCGACAAACGACGCATCATCAATTACTTGCAACGCCGGGGATTTCCCCTTGCCATGATATTGGACCATCTCAAAGAGAAAGAAAGGCAGATCGACTGA
- a CDS encoding type IV pilus twitching motility protein PilT — translation MELNDILGMAIKANASDVHIKAGLPPVYRIDGQLRPLPKAPRLSPEDIRKMAYAMMSELQRKKFEDSHEVDLSYGVKGMGRFRVNMFTQRGSISMVLRTIPVNVQTIEELMLPPVIKKLTNEARGLILVTGTTGSGKSTTLASMIDAINANHTAHIITIEDPIEFLHRDKKSIINQREVGVDTDTFANALKSALRQDPDVILVGEMRDYETIETALTAAETGHLVLSTLHTVDAQESINRIVGAFPPYQQRQIRLQLSAILKGVISQRLVPRADGKGRVPAVEVMVSTARVRELIDDKEKTKLLRDTIQQGVDSYGMQTFDQSLMSLMHKKLISFEEALRQSSNPDDFKLKVSGISSTSDLSWDQFNGENEEEGENNNS, via the coding sequence ATGGAGCTGAACGACATTCTCGGCATGGCCATTAAAGCCAATGCCTCGGACGTTCATATCAAAGCCGGCCTGCCACCGGTCTACCGGATTGACGGTCAGTTGCGCCCGCTACCCAAGGCACCGAGGCTGTCGCCGGAAGATATCCGTAAAATGGCCTATGCCATGATGAGCGAGCTCCAACGCAAAAAATTTGAAGACAGCCATGAAGTGGACTTGTCCTACGGCGTTAAAGGTATGGGCCGCTTCCGTGTCAACATGTTTACCCAGCGTGGTTCGATTTCCATGGTTCTGAGAACGATTCCTGTTAATGTCCAGACAATCGAAGAACTGATGCTGCCGCCGGTCATCAAAAAACTGACCAACGAAGCCCGTGGTCTGATTCTGGTCACCGGTACCACCGGTTCCGGTAAATCAACCACCCTGGCCAGCATGATCGATGCCATTAACGCCAACCACACGGCTCATATTATCACCATTGAGGACCCCATCGAGTTCCTCCATCGCGATAAGAAAAGCATCATCAACCAACGCGAGGTCGGGGTGGATACCGACACCTTTGCCAATGCCCTCAAATCCGCTCTGCGCCAGGATCCTGACGTCATCCTCGTCGGTGAGATGCGTGACTATGAAACCATCGAAACCGCGCTCACAGCGGCTGAAACAGGTCACTTGGTTTTGTCAACCCTGCACACGGTTGACGCTCAGGAGAGTATCAACCGGATTGTCGGTGCCTTTCCACCGTATCAACAACGCCAGATCCGCCTGCAACTGTCCGCTATTCTTAAAGGCGTTATCTCCCAGCGCCTGGTACCTCGCGCCGACGGCAAAGGCCGGGTCCCGGCCGTCGAGGTCATGGTATCGACAGCCCGCGTACGGGAGCTGATCGACGACAAGGAAAAAACCAAGCTGCTGCGCGACACCATTCAGCAAGGGGTTGACTCCTACGGCATGCAGACCTTTGACCAGTCGCTGATGAGCCTGATGCATAAAAAGCTCATCTCCTTTGAGGAAGCATTGCGCCAAAGCTCCAACCCGGACGACTTCAAACTCAAAGTCTCCGGTATCTCTTCAACCTCCGACCTGTCCTGGGATCAATTTAATGGCGAGAACGAGGAAGAGGGAGAAAACAACAACTCGTGA
- the recA gene encoding recombinase RecA — protein sequence MATDNRKQAIDLAMGQIEKQFGKGSIMRLGGDNVMRDISTISTGSIGLDIALGIGGVPRGRIIEVYGPESSGKTTLALHIVAEAQKKGGIAAFVDAEHALDITYARKLGVNADDLLVSQPDTGEQALEIVEVLVRSGAIDVLVVDSVAALVPRAEIEGEMGDSHMGLQARLMSQALRKLTATISKSNCCVIFINQIRMKIGVMFGNPETTTGGNALKFYSSVRMDIRKIATLKQGQDVIGSRTRVKVVKNKTAPPFKEAEFDIMYGEGISKVGELVDLGVANDIVNKSGAWFSYGDERIGQGRENSKQYLKDNAEVANDIEQQILELYGLSSIDEPAAEE from the coding sequence ATGGCGACTGACAACCGTAAGCAAGCCATTGATCTGGCTATGGGCCAGATCGAGAAACAATTCGGCAAAGGCAGTATCATGCGACTGGGGGGAGACAACGTCATGCGCGACATCTCCACCATCTCTACGGGGTCCATCGGCCTGGATATCGCATTGGGGATCGGCGGCGTGCCACGCGGCCGCATCATCGAGGTCTACGGCCCGGAATCTTCCGGTAAAACCACCCTGGCGCTGCACATTGTCGCCGAAGCGCAAAAAAAAGGCGGTATTGCCGCGTTTGTCGACGCCGAACACGCCCTCGACATCACTTACGCTCGCAAACTGGGCGTTAATGCCGACGACCTGCTGGTGTCGCAACCTGACACCGGCGAACAGGCGTTGGAGATCGTCGAGGTGTTGGTGCGCAGCGGTGCTATTGACGTGCTGGTTGTTGACTCGGTTGCCGCCCTGGTCCCCCGCGCCGAGATCGAAGGTGAAATGGGCGACTCCCACATGGGGCTGCAGGCGCGCCTCATGTCACAAGCGTTGCGCAAACTGACCGCCACCATCAGTAAATCCAACTGCTGTGTGATCTTCATCAATCAGATCCGCATGAAGATCGGCGTCATGTTCGGTAACCCCGAAACCACCACCGGCGGTAACGCGCTGAAATTCTACTCCTCGGTGCGTATGGACATCCGTAAGATTGCCACCCTCAAGCAGGGCCAGGATGTGATCGGCAGCCGCACCCGCGTTAAAGTGGTGAAAAACAAAACTGCCCCACCGTTTAAAGAAGCCGAATTTGACATCATGTACGGTGAAGGGATCTCAAAAGTGGGTGAACTGGTTGATTTGGGCGTAGCAAATGATATCGTCAACAAGAGCGGTGCCTGGTTCTCCTACGGTGACGAGCGCATTGGCCAGGGCCGCGAAAACTCCAAACAGTATCTCAAGGACAATGCGGAAGTGGCCAACGACATTGAGCAGCAGATTCTTGAACTGTATGGCCTGTCCAGTATCGACGAACCCGCTGCGGAGGAGTAG